gttgctgctgttgtcTTGATTTTGATCTGTGCTCTGacggctgctgctgctgctgtccTGATTTTCATCAGTGCTTTGATGGCTGCTGCTCTTCGGTGAGAGTACTCCCAGTTTCTAtccttttttcattaaattttttttattgaaattatagctttttttttataattcaatgtTCATAGTTGATTATCGATGCCACccacataaatttatttacttaatttgGCTTTATAGTCAGTATATTAAttagttcatatttttcttacttaatttgtaatttattaaCGTAGATGATTGTGATTAACGGACGATTGCGGGCTAATGTTGTGTTTAATTTGCATGGATATATAGGACGGTGACCATAGTCTCTGTTGTTGTCTCATATGCATCGGAAGCAGTGATCGTCACAGAAACCATAGAGATAGCGGCGGCGTCCCATGGTTGTGTTGTTGGGATTGCGGTTCTCGAAGGAGAAGGACATCGTCTTCGGAAGGCCAATGGAGGCCGGATCCGAAGCAGAACGGCacgaagaaagaagagaaagagaagaagaaagagactgGAACTTGCTGCTCAAGCCACGGGCCCTTTGATATCTCACCAAGATACAAGCATCAACATGACTCCTCCGATTGGAACAAAACCAAACATCAGTGCTCAAGATGTTCGTCCATTCCACCATCACCATTGGACCCTCCTAGGATCCAACAATTTGGTAGATTAGATCATGAGAAGCGTGTTATAGGGCATGGGATGTATTATTAGGATTTAATGGTGACAAAGTTGCAACCGTCTCGATACATTTTCAGgtgttttttaatggttttgataTACATATTCATGTCAAAATCatggaaaattattaaaaatatatataaattaatacattttcagtTGAAGATCTTGCAGAAGCCCTTTTTAAGTATATTAGGAAACATGTTCTTGATTTTCCTTTAGCTCTATGGTTGAATGTTTGAGTGGAGGGATATTTACCATGCCCTAATCTCTCTCTGCCTATTTCTTACTTCCCATGTAAAAATGAAGGGTGTTCTGAAGTGGATTTAATATGCATTAAGATAAATTCTGAGATCTCTCTTAAGACAAAACCTGGTGTTTGAAGTAAATATCTGCGAATCACAAAAAGGGGATCGTCCCTATACTGCAAAACATAAGATGCATGATCTATGATTTTGGTTCTGATAAAAGTGATAAGAGTATAGTTGTGCTCTAGTTTTTCCAATAAAAAGCTATATAATAACGTAATATTTGGTAATTGTTCTAAAATATAAGAAGAGATAGAGACTCGAGAGACATTAAAGTTGTGGATGCACGGGCAGCCTCCTCCTTCGATGTCGAATCTAATGGAGTATCATAATATAAGACGAGTCCTTTAAGCACAGGATTTTGAGTCATCTAaaatccctttctttctctagTGAGTGAAGAAACGAATGTTGAGTAAGTGAAGTGCCCCATAAGCTATATAAGGGCAAGCTACATGTATAAATTCCATGAACAGAGATTGAACTGAACGCTCAAAAGCTAGTCGATGATTGCCTTAACCATTCAGCAATGGATgcaaaaagaaatcattaactTGACTCTCTCCTCTCGTGTCAGTTCTTTCATCCATACCATGTTGTTTTTCAAGCATAGTGTAAGGATCATTACAGCAATGATGTAAATGCTACCTCTATGAACTCGTGTTTCAGAAATAAGACCTTGTCAGGTGTCTCTAAGGTTGCCTCCAATACCCTAGTAATTCTTTGAATCTGAATTTTCCTCTCCGAATCAATAATTGATCAGTTAAAAAGGGGCTATTGCTTGTTAGATGACTACCTAGCTCCCATGCTTGACGGGATTAAGATAACACAAGGAGCTTTGAACCACGCAGTGCTGTTGCGTTGGCTTGAAGGTTTTGCTTATCATATTGGGAAATGCTCAAGAACAGAGCTAGCTGTCAGGGGTATTTACATGTTGGGAATGCTCAAGATCAGAAGCAGCTATAGGGTATTTATGTTGGCTTACGACTTGCTAAAGAGAAAGGTTACAAAACTTTAAGGTGAGGGGAGTTAAGAGTCTGATTTCCTTAGCTATTGTGACCCTTACCCTTATCAAGGGAACCAAAAATGATGACAGCAACATCCATGCTCATTTGTCAAGGCCATTCGACAGATTCTTCATCGGCCATCAGTCAAGTTCATTGCAAGGCAAATCGATGTGAATATTGGCTTGCTAGCCATGCTTTCTCCCCGGAACTGGAAGTTCGCTGTTTGCCGTTTGCCATTCCCTGTTGTTTTTTCCATTGTGGTTGAAGACATGCACAACTTGTAACTGTAGATTAAACTCCCCTTTTGCCCTTTCTATCGAAACTTGGGAAGATGGAACATAATTTTGATCACAAATACTGAGCACAATAGATTAATACACAAGAACCCTAGAGATTCTGGCAATTAAATGCCACCAAAAAACACGCAGATAACTTTGAGAAGGCCAAGTAAAGCGCATAAACAAACTTACACTATAGTTCAAATCATAAAAAGTCTAGACTTCAGTATGTGTCTGGGACAGGCGACAAAATCACTACCAAAAAAAGGTTGCAGCCAGAAACATGATCTTAATAGATAGAGGTTGCTTCACTTAAAGCACTTGGCATCCAAAAGGGCCTCCCCCTCAAATGGCTCACAATCTTCGATCATCTGACTGGCACGCTCCTTTTGAGCTTCATCTGAGATGTCAACCTTTGTCCATTCATACAGCTCCATGTCATAGCACTCGTCAATGACAAATTGGGGGATTTCTTGCCCACGGAAAAGCCACAGCCCCTTGACCTTGAATGGAGGCTCTGAGCCGATCACTAGCATCTTCCCAAAGGCATACTTGCGAGCCAAATCCATCCTTTGAAGAAATCCGCCGACTTTGTTCAGGGTGACGAACGACACAGTATTCTCCTCATTGTACTTATAGTTGCAGAACCACAGTGAGTAACCCTCAGGATCATACATTTCCCAGAATCCTACAATAGAAGTTGAAGATGAGAGGTCATAACtccattaataacaataaaacaaatccaaatttactacacaaaaaaaaaaatagaaaccaatttcttttttgcACAAGACCAAAATAACTTGGCACCACCCAAGAGTTCAAAGTAAACTCCTGTCAATCCAAAATAATCCAGTCTAAAAAAAAGCATCCTGATTTCTTCCCTAATTCTTCTTCCAAAAATAATCACACCAAATATATCTACAAGTTGGAGGCTATTTGAAAATAGCAGATTCGCTGCTCAGAGAATGGGCATGggagaaaatcaaaagaaaaagggtaaGATATACCTTTGATAGCAACCTCACGGAAGTTGGTCTTGGTGTTAGAGTAGAGCCTCTTCCAATCATCCAAAATCATCTTGCTTGGTGGCAATAAATCAAGAGGATTTTTCGGTTTTGGCTTTGGTGCCTCTTCCTCTTCCACAGCAGGTTCAGCTTTGGGCTTTGCCGGCTCTTTTTCCTTGGCTTCTTTTTTGGGTTCCTCCTTGGCCTTTGACTTAGCAGATTCTTTGGGCGGACCAGGTTTCTTAGTAATTGGCACAACTACTTCAGCCTGCTTGACTTCACCCATTACCTTTTTGACATTTGGTTGATTAATCATGGTCCAGAAGTATCTCTCAACATGAGGGAACTCTGAGGTAAAGCTCTTAGTCATGACATGAGcaaatcctaaaaaaagatTGCATGTCAAGATGATGTCAGCAAGGGTCACAGAATGCCCAACCAAGTAAGTGTTTGAGGCAAGATGCAGGTTCAGGGCACCCAGTGCTCTCTTCAATGCAGAAATCGCAGCCTCCTCAGCCTTCATATAGCAACATCCATACATATCAATATTAAAGGGCCATCaacaatatgataaaaaaacagaactAGCATACAAGGAAATCTTGAAAttacagaataaaaaaaataaagaataaactaattaaaatggCATAATCATGTCAAGAATACAATCTCCTTGCATGTGCATTCAATGTTGTCACATAATAGAAATCCGTTCAGATGCTCATCACAAATGGAAACCACATTTGTTAGTGACAAACTGTATTTACTATTCCgtggaaaaatatttatgattgtATCATTCCATTCACTCTCTTTAATGTAGTCCCACATGAATATCTAATAGCAGGATTTCCCCTTATAAAATGTGGTCCTACATGACAAAAACATTTATAACTGGCAATTGGAAATGACTTggctaaataaataaaccagTGTTAAATTTAACATGCTGTTAAAAAGAACTCATTCCAGAgacataaaagagagaaaaactgGAGTTCTCAGAGAATGCagagcacaaaaaaaaatagacaacttACTGGAGGGAGATATGGTTGAAATCCCATTCTAGGATAAAGCCATCTTGAAATACCAGCATCAATCTCTGTTGCTGCAAAATCCATCCACTGCTCGATATGGGCCTAAAAGgattaacacaaataataaaaatattagcataACAAATTGTGTGAACACGAGCAACTAGCAAATACTATGACACCATGGTTTCACACTAAAGATCTTACATAATCAATCAATGATGAACCATATAGAGGATTGTCAGCCTTCAATCGAGTAACTGCAAGAACAAGtagtaaaaaaactcaaaaaaagtGTCCATACAATTATCATAAAATCCATAACACATAACATCTTACAAGAAAGCAACCACCGGCACGCAGGCAAATCAAGTCATGCGTAAAGCCTTACCATAACGTGCAATTGCATTGCTCTCGAAGATAGGACCATCAGGAGTCTCCAAGACAGGAACCTGACAAAATTATTACCAGACCCCCTTTATTTAGAAATCTAATACAACACCAatttccaaaacataaaaaaaaaaacataaaaataaaaattatacctTTCCAAGTGGGTTCATTTTGAGAAACTCAGGAGTCTTGTTGGTGACACCCATCTCAAAATTCTCAGCAAGTTTGACATCCACACCAGAGTATTCTGCAGCGATCAGTGCCTTATATGCATTTTTGTTCGTCTTACCGGCATACAATACCttaaccgagccaaaccaaattaattttaatcccTTTAAGCtaattttcataaaacataACACAAGTgtagaaaaaaacaagtataattCAAGATTAGGTTAAATTGGATtggaatgaagaagaagaacttaCGAGAGCCATGGCTGAGAAAGGAAACGAGTCGCTCCAATTTCAGATCTGAAAACAAACAGCAAATACAAAAGTTAAGAATGCTTGTAGTAAAAAATCTAAAGctaattcaagaaaagaaaagggcgaTCTGTGCTTACAGGCGTTGAGCACGAGAGCTGAAAGAGGCAACGAGAGAAATGTGAGAGAAAGTAGACTTCTATTAGGGTTTTATTTGTAGGCTGTGGAATTTTGCCTCCTGAAAGTATATTccgtttttatttatttatttcttattattttggtgTCTCTCGATCCTCGTTCACATTTTATCCGACCATAGCTACTAGAGGGAGCAAATAAAtcgaaaaatcaagaaaaataaaaaaaataattaaaaaattaaaccatgaaaaaaaactaattaaattgattaaaattttaaaaaaattgaccagtttggtttcggttttataagcctgaaatcaaaaaaatcaaaccgaaccaaatccaaactggaaaaaaccgagccaaaccaaccCAAAATCgagtcaaaccaaaaaaactgagccaaaccggtttgaactggtttttgtcctaaaaatcCGAATCAAAACCtgttggtttgaaccggtttcagttttttttaaaaaaaatcagtttaattactttttaaaaaaaaatcaaaccaaataaaaaatcatcaccctatcctatataatataaatttgaaattagTAGTATGGggcaaagttattaaacttatcGTCAAATCTAACTTGTCTTGagttataaaaaatgaattgaatagGTTAACTTATATtaatttaggtttattttttcaaaagttaaaacaatataattttaaagatattcttttaaaagttaaaacgggttttaactaagttaattagaTTGATCTGTCAGGTTGATTAAGGATTGTTAGGCCCAATCAAataattatagttaattttttaaaaaactcaaattaaaacagGATCCAATCCCAAGCATTATTTTAAAACCTATATCGACTTGGCAGGTTAATCCAAGATCTGATCAACTCGGGACTTGAACAGGTCCaagttgaaaaagaaatgaaaaaagaaaacggCTAACTTGATCATAAATACAGATTAACCAATAACTTGGTCAACCTATGACTAAcccaatcaaaaaaaaaatctagctaTCAACCctttgacttttttaaaaaaaataaaagaaatctctttgattaaaataaaagtgttttgatttttttaaaaaaaattattaatcttaattaatttttctaatttacgATCAAGTTTTGCCCCAAaactaattaagttttaaaCTTTTGTTTGACATTACTATTTAATTGTGTTTTggaattatctttttaattttaaattattattttgatgatttttaaatagttttgatgtattaatattaaaaataaatttttaaaaataaaaaaatattattttaatacatatttaatttaaatatattttaaaacataattttattacactTCCATACAAATCCTAAAATCATAATCCAAAGGCAACTTGCATCGCCGGGCAGGGTGGTGTGGGGGTGACCTCATTCTTCAGTCATGTTTCagtaaatttttgaaaaacgaTCAGAACGCGGATCAAAACGCTTGAGCATTTCGGTCATATTACCATAAAACAAATCCGAAGAGAGGGAGGGACACACTTGACATTTCACACACTCctcattgatttgatttttgaaagaaaaagatcaaAGCGAAGACatcgtcttcttcttttctcatctcatcgtcttctttctttctctttctttctgagggctataaaaagaaaaataaaagagaaggatGGCGAGGAGAGCAGACGAGGAATACGACTACCTGTTCAAGGTAGTATTAATCGGCGACTCAGGAGTAGGAAATCGAACCTCCTCTCCCGATTTACTCGCAACGAGTTCTGTTTGGAGTCCAAGTCCACCATTGGCGTCGAATTCGCTACTCGCACTCTTCAAGTTACTATTaccttactctctctctctctatttactCACTGCTACACTTTGCTTGATCTACTTCAATTCTGAATGTTTTGCtactggtttgatttttatctgCAATTCTCAACTGTCTCTGGTTCGATCTCGTTAAGTTATGGTTTGATCTGATTATTCTGATTTTTATCggatttttgtgatttttgtttgaaattatttgttcGGTTGTGTGATTTCAGAGGTATTAGTGAGTGAATGTTTGATAATTAAGTGGAATTTTTGGTAAAAACTGGAAATGGTAATGTGGTTTGAGAAGTCATAATAATGATGATCACAGTCACTTTAATTGAAATTGCTGGATCTGAACTTTGGGTGGTAAAAGAGATTTTGGAGTAATGTAAATGAAAGGTACCTCCGAGTTGTAGAcagataaaaatttaatattgaatttgataGGTTTAGGTTTAAGAAGATATGAGTTGTTGACTTGAGAGGATGTTTAGAAGGAACTATGAGGGTTGGATTTCTGTTAAGTCATAAAATCATAAGTACAAAGGGTGTGCTTTGGATAATAAAAGGTTGGGAATAGTATGAACGAGAGGTATCTTCTCTTCCCTAACATGCCATATTATCTCCTTTTTGTTATTCAGGCATCGATTCATGATATCTTCACTAGTGGTCTTGATGCAACTCTGACATAACTCAGGGGAGGTATTTCCTCTGCACAGAAAGAGCCCATACATTCTATCAAAATTGTGACCAGCACTGCTGCTGTAGAAACCTATCTTTGTGAGCGGCATTTGCATAGAGTGAAGAGAGTTTGGTGTTAAGGTTTGATGGGAAAGATTTATTTGTAGTGTAAGCAGATGAAGTCTTACATAAATGGTATTGGTATTCAACAATTTACTGGAAGTAGTTCTTTCCCATCAAACCTCAACATTACGCTCTATAAGTAGATGAATTTGTACATAAATAGTATTGGTATTCAAAAGAAACCATACACGCATCGGTATTCAATAGGTGTATGCTACATTACTATAAGAAGGACCGTCTCTAAGTATATGGGCTTTTCCTATGTAGAGAAGACACCTCCTCTGAGTTATGGTTTCAGATGCCTCTGACTGCATAAATTTCCATTTTTGTCTTCCATcgcaaaaaattaataaaagactCCTCTACATAGGAAGAGCCTATACACACTATCAGAATTTTGACAATTACTGGTACTGGTGTTGTAGAAACAATTCTTGAGTGTGGCTTTTGCATAGAGTGAAGAGACTTGATAGAGAACTGGTGTTGTAGAAACCATCCTTATGAGTGGTATTTGGATAGAGTGAAGAGAGTGGCAGTGAGACTTGATGGGAAATAACTATCTGTTTTGTAAGTAGATGAATTCATACATAAATGGTATTGAAGTTCTTTCCCATCAAACCTTAACGCCAGTGCAGTGTGGATTCATCTACTTACATTTCAAATAGTTCTTTCCTATCAAACTTCAACACCACTCTCTTCACTTTATGCAATGGTTTCTACAACACCATTGCTGGTCAAACAAAACCCTTGATGCAACTATGATAACTTAAGGGAGGTATCTCCTCTACATGATATCTTCAAGTCTTGATGTAACTCTGACATAACTTAGGGGAGGTGTCTACATAGGAAGAGCCCATATAATATCAGATTCTGACCAGCAGTGGTGGTGTACAAACCATCCTTGTGAGTGGCGTTTGCATAGAGTGAAAAGAGTGAGGCATTGAGGTTTGATGAGAAAGAATTATTTGTGGTGTAAGTAGATGAATTCATATAGAAACGGTATCTGTATTCAAATTGTTGAGCTGTGATAGAGTGTATAAGATaactataaagaaaaaagaaatgtcaCATAGAACCTCCATTTTCTGCTAGTTTGGCTGCATCAAGTTCCATTGCTCTCttccattgcaaaaaaaaatctcctctACATACGAAGAGCTCATACACTGTATCAGAATTTTGACCAGCACTGGTGTCGTAGAAACCATCCATGTGAGTGGCAGTGGCATAGAGTGAAGAGAGTGTGGCGTTGAGGTTTGAGTACCGGCGATAATATGGTATGATAGGTGAATGCTACGTTACTCTTAAATGTTCAATATTCTCCATTGCAGAGCAAATTGATTGTTGGTGAAGAGAGTGTGGTGTTGAGGTTAGAATAGTTGTTCCCATCAAACCTCAATGCGACACTCTCTTCACTCTATGCTCAGATCATTCACTAAGTGGAAGGCACAATGATAGGTCTATGTTGCGTTAACTGTTCAATATTGTTGGGCTGTGATAGAACTACATTTTATGCTAGTATTGTCAGCCAAAGATATCATGAATCGATGTCCGGATAACAAAGAGCGATAATATGGTAGGATAGGTGTGTGCTACATTATTCTAACTGTTCAATATTCTCCATTACAGAAAAAAGGCTGACAATATGGCTGATGTTGATGCTACCTGTTAGGTTTTAAATAGGATCATAGCTATGTTGCTTATGAATTGGACTGGATTTcagaaaaaatggaaaaaaaaatcaacaatgaaaGAAGTATAATGGAATaggcttgaaaagaaaaggaaattgcaATGAAATACTAATAAGCAGCATTTGCATTAGTATTTAACAAGTTGTAGTTCTGAAATAGATACTCTTAGACAGTTTTCAGACTAGACATGCACCAATGCACGAGAATACTGCCAAAGCTTTTATAGCGGTGCCATCCACCTCCTACCACTAGTTATTGGTGGCATATCTTGGCTAGTAAGGGTTCCTGAGATCTGTCTTCATTTTCTTAAGGAGATTATAGTAGGACTGTATGAGATTTCATGCCCTTCATGTGCTAAAAATGGATTTGTCCCACCCAGAAGGAATCTTTTAAACCATTCTTAGATCTTTTGTtccaaaaaaacatagaaactGTTGAAGTGCcattataaaacatatcttcATTCTCTTTTGCCTACACTTGAAGTGTGATGTTGAAGgatctcttcttcatcattaCCATCTTCTCTGAGCTCTAAATGAAGCCATGGCTTCATTTATCTATAGAAAAATGTAAATTCTGATCTTAAATAACTTGGAGATATAGTTTGTTACCCTGGCTGTGATGGTAATGGTCAATTGGATGACTGGGTCATGTCTATTAGAATTAATCTCTTGGGCAAGCCTATTTCTGtggaaaaagaaatttgaagttcCATGCAAGATGAAGTCCATTTTGTCCCATGCGTGTTGTTATAAGCATTTTTGTTGCTGTTCATTTACAAGCTATTGCGAGGTTGAATTCACATCTTTTAAAAAGCTAGTTTCTCCCTGtgtcttattttaaatttctattcTCCACTCTTCCATTTTACAatgtcaatttattttctccacTTTCCCAACATGTTCCTTTTTAAAATGACccttatttgttttgataaattacATGACCTGTCTTAAGTAAAAGTGTGAAAGTAAATATGGATCGAGAATAACTTTTGGCTTTGGGAcatgatgataaaaaagaaaagactctTGATCATCTAAGAGTGTGAAATTTTCCAAGATTATGTGCAAGAGACTGAAgataatgttttgaaaatgttaGAAGAGCCCTGATAATCAAAcatagaaatatatattgaatgcATTACTAAGCTAAGGGTTGGTTTAGTAATTTTGGCCGTTCCTATGAAGTGTTCAGTAATATGTATTGTTGAAagtgcctttattttttttttagttttgtaaaaCTAAAAGTTATTTTGGTGCTATTCATTTGACATTACTGACACTCGTAAACAGGTTCAGGAGTATGTGACTTTTGGTTACAATTTAAAATTGCATTTGAGGCTAAATTTAAAAGCTCTTCAAAATGCATATCAAACAGCATGATAATTGGTTCCCTCGAATAAATGTGGCTGCTTACAGTGCATTTGCTATGGATTCCCATGTTCCAGATTAGGACATACACGTTTTCGCAATCTACTTGTCTGGTTTCTGTGTCAACATTACATGATTTTCATCCTATGTCATTCAtgaatgtaaatttatttacttcTAAAAGCATATTGTTGAGGACATTCTGTATTCTGGCTAGGTTGAAGGAAGGACTGTGAAAGCTCAGATATGGGACACAGCTGGACAGGAGCGATACAGAGCAATCACCAGTGCCTACTATAGGGGTGCCCTTGGAGCTCTTCTTGTATATGATGTTACAAAGCCAACAACATTTGAAAATGTGAGTCGGTGGCTGAAGGAGCTGAGGGATCATGCGGATTCCAATATTGTGATCATGTTAATTGGGAACAAGACTGATCTGAAACATCTTCGAGCGGTTGCCACCGAGGATGCTCAAAGTTATGCAGAGAAAGAAGGGCTTGCATTTATAGAGACATCCGCTCTCGAAGCAACAAATGTTGAGAAGGCTTTCCAGACAATTCTTTCAGAGATATATAGGATAGTTAGTAAGAAGTCACTTTCTTCAGAAGAGTCAGCACCTGCTAGTATCAAAGACGGGAAGACAATTGTAGTTGGAGGACCTGAGCCCGACACTAAAAAGACTTGCTGCTCTTCATCCTGAAAGAGTAAGTGTTGTTGTGCTGAATTTCCCCCTTTGGATGTCTCTATTTTCTTACCCTTTTTGCCATGTTCACTCGATccatatcagttttttttttcttcctaattTTTATATGGTCGAACCGTATTGTTGTTGAGATTTCATATGCCTTCACATGATatattgaaagtattttttttaatgttcttgtCACTGTATCACAAAGTTTGCTTCGAGATCACTTTGGTAATGATTGCAGAGAATTCCATTGATGTAGGGATGCAAATATAACTGTTGATTGGCATGCCTTTACCAAATAAATGCATCTTGCAAAGTGATATTGTTAATCCATCCATTTCCTAGTGTTGTGGTTATTGTTGGTGTTGTATATCTGCAACCCTTCTATCTGTTTTTCGTGTATCGCATCCTCGGACTTGCCTTATAAACTGAAGAACAATGGAGAGAGAAGCAATGGTGGTGATTGCAACAGACAGACGAGACAATCCCTCACAAAAACAAGCCTTCGACAATGACCCAGAACCACTCCATGCTAGGATGATCATGTAGCATGcatatttcttttatctatATCCTTAAGGCAACTTGAACTGTGAGTACCTTCATCTAACTTGATGCTCGGATCATGagtttagcaaaaaaaaaaaaaacttgagatgaCTGTCCTAcattgttttggtaaaaaaaatcaattcaaccagAAACTTAACTAGGTGAGTTACCGAGTTGATTTGTCAAGCTAGatcaagttttataactaaATTTTGATAGCTcggagatgaagaagatgagCAAGACGCCTCACTCCACAAGTATGGACATCATCCCATAGCATCTTCATGGAAGCAGAGAAGGGCTATAGAGGGAATGACGCGAGGAGCCAACCTTCACGCTTAAATTGAGTTTTGCAACTTGTTTGTAAGATCCAAATGCTTCCCAGCAGTTGATCGTTCATTTCCATCGTTTCGTGACAGCCCTCAGGCCGCTCCAATTTCCAGCAAGGCCATGGCCAAGGAAGGCAGTGGCAGCACAGATGCTACATAGTCCCAAGTTATTTGCACTCTCCACCTAGTCTTCTAACCTGACAAGGTAACCCACTGACCAAAAACCTagcatgaactttttttttatttttttcccaaaccATTTTGAACATTAACCTAGTCAAATCCAGGTCGACATACAACCTAAATTACCTACCACGCTGTTCAGTGCTACAAACTTGTGAATCATTAGccctatcttcttcttttttattcttatcgTTTCACTGAAGATACATTTAATTGCATTTGGATAAATACCATTTGCATTGCTTCAGATTACTCCCAATCAATTTGCATATATCATTCTTTG
The DNA window shown above is from Populus trichocarpa isolate Nisqually-1 chromosome 4, P.trichocarpa_v4.1, whole genome shotgun sequence and carries:
- the LOC18098337 gene encoding uncharacterized protein LOC18098337, which encodes MAAALRTVTIVSVVVSYASEAVIVTETIEIAAASHGCVVGIAVLEGEGHRLRKANGGRIRSRTARRKKRKRRRKRLELAAQATGPLISHQDTSINMTPPIGTKPNISAQDVRPFHHHHWTLLGSNNLVD
- the LOC18098338 gene encoding elongation factor 1-gamma 2, which produces MALVLYAGKTNKNAYKALIAAEYSGVDVKLAENFEMGVTNKTPEFLKMNPLGKVPVLETPDGPIFESNAIARYVTRLKADNPLYGSSLIDYAHIEQWMDFAATEIDAGISRWLYPRMGFQPYLPPAEEAAISALKRALGALNLHLASNTYLVGHSVTLADIILTCNLFLGFAHVMTKSFTSEFPHVERYFWTMINQPNVKKVMGEVKQAEVVVPITKKPGPPKESAKSKAKEEPKKEAKEKEPAKPKAEPAVEEEEAPKPKPKNPLDLLPPSKMILDDWKRLYSNTKTNFREVAIKGFWEMYDPEGYSLWFCNYKYNEENTVSFVTLNKVGGFLQRMDLARKYAFGKMLVIGSEPPFKVKGLWLFRGQEIPQFVIDECYDMELYEWTKVDISDEAQKERASQMIEDCEPFEGEALLDAKCFK
- the LOC18098340 gene encoding LOW QUALITY PROTEIN: ras-related protein RABA2a (The sequence of the model RefSeq protein was modified relative to this genomic sequence to represent the inferred CDS: inserted 1 base in 1 codon); the protein is MARRADEEYDYLFKVVLIGDSGVGXSNLLSRFTRNEFCLESKSTIGVEFATRTLQVEGRTVKAQIWDTAGQERYRAITSAYYRGALGALLVYDVTKPTTFENVSRWLKELRDHADSNIVIMLIGNKTDLKHLRAVATEDAQSYAEKEGLAFIETSALEATNVEKAFQTILSEIYRIVSKKSLSSEESAPASIKDGKTIVVGGPEPDTKKTCCSSS